The following are encoded in a window of Nibricoccus aquaticus genomic DNA:
- a CDS encoding putative DNA modification/repair radical SAM protein, producing MEISRKLAILADAAKYDASCASSGAPARAAAPGGLGSTSNGICHSYTPDGRCVSLLKILLTNFCTYECSYCINRRSSNVPRARFTPDEVVDLTLGFYRRNYIEGLFLSSGIIRSPDYTMEQVVTVARKLRTEHRFAGYIHLKTIPEASPELLAEAGRYADRLSINIELPTTADLNRLAPQKNWQGIDSMMGRIAKNIDASAADRRPKRSPLSSTTTPLASPITDPEKTLFSTTSPATPLSSHPSLSPLSHSSLPTSSQTPRPSPLLSPFVTSTSVSSRASNRPRSGLPPPFAPAGQSTQMIVGATPTTDDAILRTADTLYRTHKLRRVYYSAFSPIPDASTALPLQSPPLLREHRLYQADWLLRFYGFTVNEIAPADAPQLDLTLSPKLAWALRNRHLFPVDLNRASRAQLLRIPGLGVRNTDRIIELRRFTALRLTDLARLRVNLKEALPFIIAADHSPHRLGLDSENLRARFTKPAEQLEFLL from the coding sequence GTGGAAATCTCCCGCAAACTCGCGATCCTCGCCGACGCCGCGAAATACGACGCCTCCTGCGCCTCCAGCGGCGCCCCCGCCCGCGCCGCCGCCCCCGGTGGACTCGGCTCCACCTCCAACGGCATCTGCCACAGCTACACCCCCGATGGCCGCTGCGTTTCTCTCCTCAAAATCCTCCTCACCAACTTTTGCACCTACGAATGCAGCTACTGCATCAACCGCCGCTCCAGTAACGTCCCCCGCGCCCGCTTCACCCCCGACGAAGTCGTCGACCTCACCCTCGGCTTCTACCGCCGCAATTACATCGAGGGCCTCTTCCTCTCCAGCGGCATCATCCGCTCTCCCGACTACACGATGGAGCAAGTCGTCACCGTCGCCCGCAAACTCCGCACCGAGCACCGCTTCGCCGGTTACATCCACCTCAAAACCATCCCCGAAGCCTCCCCCGAACTCCTGGCCGAAGCCGGCCGCTACGCCGACCGCCTCAGCATCAACATCGAGCTCCCCACCACCGCCGACCTCAACCGCCTCGCCCCGCAAAAAAACTGGCAAGGCATCGACTCTATGATGGGCCGCATCGCCAAAAACATCGACGCCTCCGCCGCCGACCGCCGACCCAAACGCTCCCCGCTCAGCTCTACAACAACCCCTCTCGCATCGCCCATCACCGACCCCGAAAAAACCCTCTTCTCAACAACCTCCCCCGCCACCCCGCTTTCCTCCCATCCAAGCCTCTCCCCGCTCTCCCACTCCTCGCTCCCCACCTCTTCGCAAACCCCTAGGCCTTCTCCACTCCTCTCTCCCTTCGTAACCTCCACCTCCGTCTCTTCACGAGCCTCCAACCGCCCCCGCTCCGGTCTTCCCCCGCCCTTCGCCCCCGCCGGTCAATCCACCCAAATGATCGTCGGCGCCACGCCCACGACCGACGACGCCATCCTCCGCACGGCCGACACCCTCTACCGCACCCACAAACTCCGCCGCGTCTACTACTCCGCCTTCAGCCCCATCCCCGACGCCTCCACCGCCCTCCCCCTCCAATCCCCGCCGCTCCTCCGCGAACACCGCCTCTATCAAGCCGACTGGCTGCTCCGCTTCTACGGCTTCACCGTCAACGAGATCGCCCCCGCCGACGCCCCCCAGCTCGACCTCACCCTCAGCCCCAAACTCGCCTGGGCCCTCCGCAACCGCCACCTCTTCCCCGTCGACCTCAACCGCGCCTCCCGCGCCCAGCTCCTCCGCATCCCCGGCCTCGGCGTCCGTAACACCGACCGCATCATCGAACTCCGCCGTTTCACCGCCCTGCGCCTCACCGACCTCGCCCGCCTCCGCGTAAACCTCAAAGAAGCCCTCCCCTTCATCATCGCCGCCGACCATTCGCCCCACCGCCTCGGCCTCGACTCCGAAAACCTCCGCGCCCGCTTCACCAAACCCGCCGAGCAACTCGAATTCCTCCTCTGA
- a CDS encoding TIGR03915 family putative DNA repair protein, translating to MQSIPTPEDYLTWTDTARALLTESHPPDQVLWLSPDEFSLWFVSENSAPYSVQIPPSPSPTPDSLCPPCPSSVPSVVPSENPSSPSHTSGSIRVPREFPTLARLVAAHAAPNRWEILYRVLWRLTHGEPQLLHLFTDPDVHTLRTWEKAVRRELHKLTAFVRFRQVRTDTGADHYIAWYEPEHDVIALGAPFFRRRFASMNWSILSPRRCIHWDGTALRESPGVPRTDAPTADTLEPLWLTYYASIFNPARLKINAMLREMPKRYWANLPEADLIKKLIADATPRTDAMLAASHLKSATAQSC from the coding sequence ATGCAGAGCATCCCGACTCCCGAAGATTACCTTACGTGGACCGACACCGCCCGCGCCCTCCTGACCGAGAGCCATCCCCCCGACCAAGTCCTCTGGCTCTCCCCCGACGAATTCTCCCTATGGTTCGTCTCCGAAAACTCCGCCCCTTACTCAGTTCAAATTCCCCCATCACCGTCTCCCACTCCCGACTCTCTGTGCCCTCCGTGTCCGAGCTCCGTGCCCTCTGTGGTCCCTTCCGAAAATCCGTCTTCACCATCGCACACCAGCGGCTCTATTCGCGTCCCCCGCGAATTCCCCACCCTCGCCCGCCTCGTCGCCGCCCACGCCGCCCCCAACCGTTGGGAAATCCTCTACCGCGTGCTCTGGCGCCTCACCCACGGCGAACCCCAGCTCCTCCACCTCTTCACCGACCCCGACGTCCACACCCTCCGCACTTGGGAAAAAGCCGTCCGCCGTGAACTCCACAAACTCACCGCCTTCGTCCGCTTCCGTCAGGTCCGCACCGACACCGGCGCCGACCACTACATCGCCTGGTACGAACCCGAACACGACGTCATCGCCCTCGGCGCCCCCTTCTTCCGCCGCCGCTTCGCCTCGATGAACTGGTCCATCCTCTCCCCCCGCCGCTGCATCCACTGGGACGGCACCGCCCTCCGCGAATCCCCCGGCGTCCCCCGCACCGACGCCCCCACCGCCGACACCCTCGAACCCCTCTGGCTCACCTACTACGCCAGCATCTTCAACCCCGCCCGCCTCAAAATAAACGCCATGCTCCGCGAAATGCCCAAACGCTACTGGGCCAACCTCCCCGAAGCCGACCTCATCAAAAAACTCATCGCCGACGCCACCCCCCGCACAGACGCCATGCTCGCCGCCTCCCACTTAAAATCCGCCACCGCCCAATCCTGTTAA